Sequence from the Cololabis saira isolate AMF1-May2022 chromosome 9, fColSai1.1, whole genome shotgun sequence genome:
AGCCAGACATACTTCAAGACAGCAAGATGGTGACGCTATACCTCACCATGCTGGTGACCTTCACTGACACATCAACTTGGCGGATAGTCAGAGGCAAGGGTGAGTCTCTAGTATAAACATATCTGTTTTTGTTAGTAACACGCTTTCAAAATAGTATCATAATGTTGTCCCTTCCATATTTTGCAGGTGAAGCTCTCAGACCTGCTTTGACGAGGATTTGTGAAAACATCATGGGTCATCTCAATCTAAAGGGATTTTATTCAACATTACAGGTTCATATTACATCTCATAGTTTTACAGCTTTATGTGAAGACTAAAACAAGCAATGTATATAATTTTCTTCTACAATCCCAGTTAACTGTCATTTTATTAAAATTCACATTGTATGTCAACCATTTAGATCTTGCTGACGAATGGCTTGGCACGTACAAAACCGTCACTCTCCAAAGGCACTTTGACGGCCATTTTCACTTTGTCGTTAAGGTAAGttagtatccatccatccatccatccatccatccatccatccatccatccatccatccatccatccatccatccatccatccatccatccatccatccatccatccctcactcactcactcactcactcactcactcactcactcactcactcactcactcactcactcactcactcactcactcactcactcactcactcactcactcactcactcactcacccgTACCACATGTACCACATGTATTTCTTAAGTGGACAGAGATGCTGTTGTGTTGTATCTTTGTcgtcattttatttcatgtttatatGGTTTTGCTTTCAGGCTATCctttaaactaaataaaatgttttcaggCCGGTCATTGCTGCTCACTTCTCAGAAAACCTGCTACGGTCATTCCTCATCCACATCATGTCAGTTCCTGCCATCATCTCGCACCTCAGTGTGTTGACTCCAGAGGTAAAAACCCGTCCCTGTTGATTGTCTGTGGTACTGTTTTGTAAAAGTCTGAAGTGTAAGGGAGTTTGTTTCAACATCTGCTTTGACTCAACAGTGCATGACATCCATCCAGACGCATGACCTGCTCCGGAAGTTCATTTTGTTTCTCAGTCGGGAAGAACAGTGCCTGGACATCTGTATCTGTCTTGAGGGCAGCCACACCCTCTGCTTACTCGGTATAATATTTGGGATGTCTTCAGCTTTGCATTTTCAATCAGATAAGCTTTGTGTACAAATGAAAATATTATTTGCAGTTTGCTGCCTGTTTAAACTTTCTGTTGTGGTTGCTTCCTTGTCATTTTTTACAGGCAACCTGATTTACTTGGGCTATCTAAGTGAGAAAGTCTTAGAGGAGGAGGCTGGCCATTTTGTGAAGGACCTTACAGAGATGCTGTCCTACTGCCAGAGATACGTATCTCAGAAGAAGTCAAACCTAACCCACTGGCACCCTGTGCTGGGCTGGTTCTCTCAAACTGTAGATTACGGGTAAGTGAAACACTTTTATGTTGTTTCAAGTCAGTTCAACAATTTAGCATTTGACCACAAACAAGATAGAAAAGGGGTTCCCAGGAGAGTAAAGTGTGCAACGAAGTATGCAAATGTCATCTGATACCTGATCATACAGTATGTTGCACATACGTCTTGGTTAAATGATAAATATTTGTAGTATAATTGAGTACTTGTACTATTCCTGTGTTGAAATAATGTCCCATACATTTGAGTTTGAcctgttttctgtctttttgaTCTCCTGTTGTCTTTAGTCTTAATGAGTCGATGCCACTGGTCACTAAACAGCTTCAGCACCTCTGGGGTGTATCTGTGATCCGAACGCTCTTCAGTGACGTCCTCTCTAAAAAGCTGGAGAGTCAGGAGGCCACTCCCCCACCCCCACAGCCGAGTACGTCGCAAAACAACCTACCAGTTAAAAGTAAGTTATTCCATGTTTTTTGAATCAGATCAAAAGGTTTAACTTGAGGTTGTGAACAAGCCTGCTATGACGTGTCTCTGCCTTTACAGACCTCTTCAAGAGAGCGTTTCAGAAGTCTGCTTCTGTTCGAAACATCCTGAAACCAGTCGGAGGGAAGCGAGTCGACTCGGCCGAGGTTCAGAAGGTGTGCAGCATCTGTGTGCTCTACCAGAGTGCTCTGTCAACACTGACGCAAATACGCCTCCAGATACTCACAGGTCAGTAAACAAGAGctgatatttgtttaatttttacaTCATATACAGTGTTTTACATCATCATGCTTTCTGTGCATCTGCAGGTCTCACACATCTTGATGACCTTTTGCCCAAACTGTGGGCCTTCATCTGCGAGCTCGGTCCTCAGGGGGGCCTGAAACTCTTCATGGACTGTCTGAACAATGACACTGAGGAGTCCAAGCAGCTCTTGGCTATGCTCATGCTCTTCTGTGACTGTTCACGTCACCTCATAACGTAATTATAgccatttttattgtatttagcTCAAGATATCTTGTGTTAACAATATATTGTGGCACTCTTTTAGATTTAATCTCCAGAAAACTAAGGAAACCCCAAAACTTATCtctgtttaaatatttatattttgaatttttatttctatcatatgaaataatcttttttttaaattacaaaatcCCACTGTGCAAAAAGCTCTGTTTTTGTGCTGAGGTCTTACCATATTTTTCTATTTGTcgctaatgttaaaaaaaaacacgactTGAACATGTTAGCAAAAATGTGATTTTTGAAGATTTGAAGAGGTCTTCAATCTTTTACAGGATTTTGGATGACATTGAAGTGTATGAGGAACAAACATCCTTCAAGATAGAAGAACTCGTCACTATCTCTTCTTTTCTTAACACATTTGTGTACAAGATGGTTTGGGACGGCATCTTAGGTGAGCATGTGACCACTGTGCATCCTGAAAGTTATGATTATAGcacctttttgttttaaaatgttttccatTGTGTATCCAATAGAAAATGCCAAAGGGGAGAAACTGGAGTTGTTCCACAGTGTTCATGGTTGGCTGATGGTGCTTTACGAGCGGGACTGCAGACGCAGGTTTAGCCCAGATGACCACTGGCTACGCAAGTAAATACAAACTCCAAAACACTGACCGTTTCTCTCTTTTGAGGATAGTTTGAGGATATCCTGTTTGTGAtaaacatttttgttgtttcattCAGGGATCTAAAGCCTAGCCTTTTGTTCCAAGAGTTGGAGAAAGGCAAGAAAAGAGCCCAGCTTTTACTTCAGTACATCCCACATGTTATCCCACATAAAAATGTGAGTGGACAGGATCCTTTCATTTAAGCCAATGTCATGCTCTAGTTCCAGTCTTAATATTACTTCATTTCTGATTTCAGAGGGTGCTGCTGTTCAGAAATATTGTcacaaaggaaaaagaaagtttaGGGTTGATAGAAACAAGTTCTGCTTCACCACATGTCACCCACATTACTATCCGTCGCTCACGGATGTTGGAGgtaggtataaaaaaaaaaatcaatccgaTTTGATGAAGTGACAATAATAGCCTgatggtgtttttttctttctgtgaatCGTTCCATAATAACGCTTGGATTTTCCTGTTCTTAGGATGGATATGACCAGCTCCGCAGGTTACCACCAAATTCTATAAAAGGTGTCATTCGTGTGAAGTTTGTTAATGACCTGGGAGTAGACGAGGCTGGAATCGATCAAGACGGTGTTTTCAAAGAGTTTCTCGAAGAGATCATTAAGAAAGTTTTCAATCCTGCTCTCAATCTGTTCAAGGTAACCCAGACATATTGtgcagcattaaaaaaaaatcacctcacTTTTActggtgatttttttgtttcatagtgtttcttttgttttttgtttagacCACAAGTGGAAATGAAAGGTTGTATCCTTCCCCAACGTCTTACATCCATGAGAACCACTTACAGCTGTTTGAGTTTGTGGGGAAGATGCTTGGAAAAGCTGTTTATGAGGTACAGTTTTACCTAAAAGGAGTCACTCCTGTTTTTCTTTGGGAATTTGGTATTCTGGTGATCTTCTTGACTGTCTGGTCTGTCTGTTCAGGGCATTGTTGTGGATGTCCCGTTTGCGTCCTTCTTCCTCAGTCAAGTCTTGGGTCACCATCACACCACTTTCTACAGCTCCATTGATGAACTTCCTTCATTGGACTCTGAGTTTTATAAAAACCTCACTTCCATCAAGGTCTGAAATACTTTGTActgtcaactttttttttaattttgatttaTCATTCTTATTAGCCAGTATTTTATTCATTTCTCAGAATTTCtaataaaatacatattttttttagcgCTATGATGGAGATGTAGGGGATCTGGGACTGACGCTGTCCTATGATGAGGATGTTATGGGGCAGGTAAATATAGAGCCCAAAGAAGATACGGCATCGTTGTAATTAACTATGTCAAATTCACAAGTTGAAATCTGCTCTCTTACAGCTTGTGTGTCATGAGTTGATACCTGGTGGGAAGACGATGCCAGTCACCAATGAAAATAAGTATGCAAATTAACAAAAAgcaaatttaattttgttgtgagattttattttaatgtattccgtCGCAGATTGGTAAGAAGTGAATAGTAATTCTCCACATCCTCTGATTTCACTTTCAACATCTGCTCCAGGATCAGCTACATCCACCTGATGGCTCACTTCCGGATGCACACGCAGATTAAGGAGCAAACGGCTGCTTTCATCCGTGGTTTCCGCAGCATTATAAATCCAGAGTGGTTGCACATGTTTTCCACGCCTGAAGTTCAACGGCTCGTCTCTGGAGACAACGCTGAGATTGATCTAGATGATCTCAAGTATGTCTTATTACTCTTTTCTTACATTCCTCCAACATGGATAATTACACATAACGCATATCGTCTCATGTTGTGTTCTCAGCAGTATAACTCACCGGTTTGTCATTGTCATCATGTTATATGTTGATTTTAGAAAGGAATTACAACCTTGTTggcacaaaagaaagaaaaagtcacTAGCTTTGAGTATGGTACACATTTTTTCAACAGAATTGTTTCAGTCTGATtataaaatgtcagaacatttatttcagtccagagttGCAATCATTTTTTTCACCAAGCTCTGGACCACATGTCGTCCACATCCCAAAGATTCTCAGCTGGGGAAACTCTGTTTTGGTCAATCTACGTGTGAAGTGACGTCTCCTGCTCCCTGAATCACTCCGTCACC
This genomic interval carries:
- the ube3b gene encoding ubiquitin-protein ligase E3B codes for the protein MFNVPQSSKSEFLDKARQAREERKGHKEKERAATQIQALVRKFLCRCRLQKQIRKEVDDYFQASETGTTKRNALSIFKIARKLLFIYCKEDKLRFEKLCRAILASMEVENEPKVWYVSLALSKDLTIPWLKQVKDVLWNCCQLLKNLKPDILQDSKMVTLYLTMLVTFTDTSTWRIVRGKGEALRPALTRICENIMGHLNLKGFYSTLQILLTNGLARTKPSLSKGTLTAIFTLSLRPVIAAHFSENLLRSFLIHIMSVPAIISHLSVLTPECMTSIQTHDLLRKFILFLSREEQCLDICICLEGSHTLCLLGNLIYLGYLSEKVLEEEAGHFVKDLTEMLSYCQRYVSQKKSNLTHWHPVLGWFSQTVDYGLNESMPLVTKQLQHLWGVSVIRTLFSDVLSKKLESQEATPPPPQPSTSQNNLPVKNLFKRAFQKSASVRNILKPVGGKRVDSAEVQKVCSICVLYQSALSTLTQIRLQILTGLTHLDDLLPKLWAFICELGPQGGLKLFMDCLNNDTEESKQLLAMLMLFCDCSRHLITILDDIEVYEEQTSFKIEELVTISSFLNTFVYKMVWDGILENAKGEKLELFHSVHGWLMVLYERDCRRRFSPDDHWLRKDLKPSLLFQELEKGKKRAQLLLQYIPHVIPHKNRVLLFRNIVTKEKESLGLIETSSASPHVTHITIRRSRMLEDGYDQLRRLPPNSIKGVIRVKFVNDLGVDEAGIDQDGVFKEFLEEIIKKVFNPALNLFKTTSGNERLYPSPTSYIHENHLQLFEFVGKMLGKAVYEGIVVDVPFASFFLSQVLGHHHTTFYSSIDELPSLDSEFYKNLTSIKRYDGDVGDLGLTLSYDEDVMGQLVCHELIPGGKTMPVTNENKISYIHLMAHFRMHTQIKEQTAAFIRGFRSIINPEWLHMFSTPEVQRLVSGDNAEIDLDDLKKHTVYYGGFHSSHRVIIWLWDILSSDFTAEERAMFLKVKCLLFNTAKCFFLPPQGVLTITFLFNVISQFVTSCSRPPLLGFAYLKPPFSIRCVEVSDDQDTGDTLGSVLRGFFTIRKKEPGGRLPTSSTCFNLLKLPNYSKKSILRDKLRYAISMNTGFELS